Proteins from one Synechococcus sp. UW179A genomic window:
- a CDS encoding YggS family pyridoxal phosphate-dependent enzyme — MTEIQSRWQQLQQRLPQGVKLLAVSKMQPASAVRELAACGQIDFGESRVQEALPKQEALSDLTHLRWHFIGRLQANKVRAVVKAFSWIHSIDSMALALRSSRIALEEGRCPSVLFQVKLRPDPSKGGWDPHSLKEAWPVLRELPGLNASGLMTMAPLGLDSNERQGLFRDCRNLADQLELSQCSMGMSADWPQAAAAGATWVRVGSALFGARPPLTPERK, encoded by the coding sequence GTGACAGAGATTCAGAGTCGCTGGCAGCAATTGCAACAGCGGCTCCCGCAGGGAGTCAAGTTGCTTGCTGTGAGCAAGATGCAGCCTGCTTCAGCAGTTCGAGAGCTTGCCGCTTGCGGTCAGATCGATTTTGGTGAAAGTCGTGTACAGGAGGCCTTGCCTAAGCAGGAAGCCCTGTCGGACCTCACCCATTTGCGCTGGCATTTCATTGGACGGCTGCAGGCCAACAAGGTGCGTGCGGTCGTGAAGGCCTTCAGTTGGATTCATTCCATCGACTCGATGGCACTGGCGCTGCGTTCATCTCGAATCGCACTAGAGGAAGGGCGATGTCCCTCAGTGCTGTTCCAAGTCAAGCTGAGGCCAGATCCCTCCAAGGGTGGCTGGGACCCTCACTCTTTGAAAGAGGCTTGGCCGGTGCTGCGTGAGTTGCCTGGCCTGAATGCCTCCGGGCTGATGACCATGGCCCCATTGGGACTGGACAGCAACGAGCGTCAGGGCCTTTTCAGGGATTGTCGCAATCTGGCGGATCAGCTTGAGCTATCTCAGTGTTCGATGGGCATGAGTGCCGATTGGCCCCAGGCGGCCGCCGCCGGTGCGACCTGGGTCCGTGTGGGATCAGCCCTATTTGGTGCACGGCCACCTTTAACCCCTGAAAGAAAATGA
- the proC gene encoding pyrroline-5-carboxylate reductase, translating into MTVSVGVIGLGRMAQALIFPLIERGKLQSADVIGVVGSQASVARLTPELPQGFVVVTASDSRAIDAWNAPVQLLAIKPQQLDAVAECVGPPQPGQSALLISVLAGVTLERLQSQFPGRVCVRAVPNTPCLVGEGLCGLSWGEGITAQQRQWVMEAFDPVSEVLELPESKLDAFLALTSSGPAYVALVAEAMADGAVAAGLPREQAHRLAHRTLAGTAALLDQQQLHPAQLKDMVASPGGTTMAALRKLENAGVRTALIEAVIAATEHGRALR; encoded by the coding sequence GTGACCGTTTCCGTTGGTGTGATTGGCCTGGGCCGGATGGCCCAGGCCCTGATTTTTCCTCTCATTGAGAGAGGCAAGCTTCAGTCAGCCGATGTCATCGGGGTTGTCGGCAGTCAAGCGTCCGTCGCCAGGTTGACCCCTGAATTGCCCCAGGGTTTCGTTGTTGTTACGGCCTCTGATTCCAGGGCTATTGACGCCTGGAATGCCCCTGTTCAGTTGCTGGCCATCAAGCCCCAGCAGCTTGATGCTGTGGCTGAATGCGTTGGCCCACCTCAACCCGGCCAGTCAGCGCTGCTGATCTCGGTGTTGGCGGGTGTCACGTTGGAGCGTCTTCAGAGCCAATTCCCAGGGCGGGTCTGCGTGCGTGCTGTTCCCAATACCCCTTGTTTGGTGGGTGAAGGGTTGTGTGGGCTGTCATGGGGAGAGGGAATCACGGCGCAGCAGCGTCAGTGGGTCATGGAGGCCTTCGATCCTGTGAGTGAGGTACTTGAGCTGCCGGAGTCGAAGCTGGATGCGTTTCTGGCGTTGACCTCCTCTGGCCCTGCCTATGTGGCTTTGGTTGCCGAAGCCATGGCTGACGGAGCAGTGGCCGCTGGTTTGCCGCGTGAGCAAGCCCACCGACTCGCTCATCGGACACTGGCCGGAACCGCCGCATTGCTTGATCAGCAGCAGCTTCATCCAGCTCAGCTCAAGGACATGGTGGCCTCCCCTGGGGGCACGACGATGGCGGCTCTTCGCAAATTAGAGAACGCCGGTGTTCGGACAGCCCTGATTGAGGCGGTGATTGCTGCCACTGAACATGGGCGAGCTTTGCGCTAA
- a CDS encoding YlqD family protein has protein sequence MSDGTTLSIKRSITIRAVVTPAWKEEAERELSAGISTTDQQLAQLEQEGQQVVDDVRRQSANPLDPRVQEQVAQVQQQVAAKRAELEEQKRNLLQQQAQVRDLEMEQIVDQGQLESFCDIQVGDNLVSKMQVAVVVRDGVIESIEQG, from the coding sequence ATGTCTGACGGCACCACTCTGTCGATCAAGCGTTCCATCACCATCCGTGCCGTTGTTACACCGGCCTGGAAGGAAGAGGCCGAGCGTGAGCTGAGCGCTGGCATCTCAACCACCGACCAGCAATTGGCCCAGCTGGAACAGGAGGGTCAGCAGGTTGTTGATGATGTTCGTCGTCAGAGCGCCAACCCCCTTGATCCCCGTGTGCAGGAGCAGGTCGCTCAGGTGCAGCAGCAGGTTGCAGCCAAGCGTGCTGAGCTCGAAGAGCAGAAGCGCAATCTTCTGCAGCAGCAGGCCCAGGTTCGCGATCTTGAAATGGAACAGATCGTGGATCAGGGTCAGCTTGAGAGCTTCTGCGATATTCAGGTGGGCGACAACCTGGTGAGCAAAATGCAGGTTGCGGTGGTGGTGCGCGACGGTGTGATCGAGTCGATCGAGCAGGGCTGA
- a CDS encoding 2-deoxyribose-5-phosphate aldolase: protein MTKSPRRQDLPDIPPLIHQALLNPLLQEEELLTLCDAARQLGFGGVCVSLTHLEVVRRRLGGQGPVKLIATVAFPFGALPAELKQAQAEWAAAHGAEALEVTPDWSALMNGRANSFAEELAAIAALDLPMTVVLDVNQLNEAQLALAAEAAMDAGAASLQAGNGFGAAVSAEQIRELRQLTRGRCAIKAAGGIRELEQALDLVEAGAIALGTSHGPALVKALRQKR from the coding sequence ATGACCAAGTCACCGCGCCGGCAGGACCTGCCGGACATCCCCCCTTTGATTCACCAGGCTCTGCTCAATCCACTGCTGCAGGAGGAGGAACTGCTCACGCTCTGCGACGCTGCCCGCCAATTGGGATTCGGCGGTGTCTGCGTCAGTCTCACTCACCTGGAAGTCGTGCGCAGGCGCCTGGGAGGCCAGGGTCCGGTGAAGCTGATCGCCACAGTTGCCTTCCCATTTGGGGCGCTGCCCGCCGAGCTGAAACAGGCCCAAGCCGAATGGGCGGCTGCCCATGGGGCCGAAGCTCTGGAGGTCACACCGGACTGGTCGGCGCTTATGAATGGTCGAGCTAACAGCTTCGCCGAGGAACTGGCGGCGATCGCAGCACTGGATCTGCCCATGACCGTGGTGCTGGATGTGAATCAGCTCAATGAAGCGCAGCTGGCTCTAGCCGCCGAGGCCGCCATGGATGCAGGCGCTGCATCGCTGCAGGCCGGCAACGGATTCGGGGCTGCAGTCTCAGCGGAGCAGATCAGAGAACTGCGGCAGCTCACCCGAGGCCGATGCGCCATCAAGGCCGCCGGCGGGATCCGAGAGCTTGAGCAGGCCCTTGATCTTGTGGAAGCAGGAGCAATCGCGCTGGGCACCAGTCACGGTCCAGCGTTGGTGAAGGCCCTGCGGCAAAAGCGATGA
- a CDS encoding glycosyltransferase family 4 protein, translated as MTHIAWLGKKTPFCGNVTYGLSTTEALRARGHQTSFIHFDNPKAPGSSTSLLANDPDVSLPYLVKSQVYTIPSPGAQRELRESLERLQPDLVHASLTLSPLDFRLPELCQQLGVPLVATFHPPFDASLRNLTAGTQQLTYQLYAPALSKYDRVIVFSDLQAEFLARLGVREDRLAVIPNGVDTHQWTPSTPQREPGIALPLGSPMHQVRSRLGQERVFLYMGRVATEKNVEALLQAWRLVPMEGCRLVIVGEGPLRSTLQNSYDEDVLWWGYEADLATRIALLQCAEVFVLPSLVEGLSLALLEAMASGCACVATDAGADGEVLAGGAGIVMSTLGVTSQLRTLLPVLRDQPVLTSELGRQARERVLQRYTISRNIDALEQLYGDLMRRAPLAA; from the coding sequence GTGACGCATATTGCCTGGCTAGGCAAAAAAACTCCGTTCTGCGGCAATGTCACCTATGGGCTCAGTACAACCGAGGCCCTAAGGGCACGGGGTCATCAGACCAGTTTCATTCACTTCGATAATCCGAAGGCACCCGGCAGCAGCACATCGCTTCTAGCCAATGATCCGGATGTCAGCCTTCCCTATCTGGTGAAATCGCAGGTTTACACGATTCCCTCACCGGGTGCCCAGCGTGAGTTGCGGGAATCGCTGGAACGCCTGCAACCCGATCTAGTGCATGCGAGCCTCACGCTGTCGCCGCTGGATTTCCGACTGCCGGAGCTCTGTCAGCAATTGGGGGTGCCGCTGGTAGCCACCTTCCACCCTCCCTTTGATGCCAGCCTTCGCAACCTGACGGCAGGCACACAGCAACTCACCTATCAGCTCTACGCACCGGCACTCTCCAAGTACGACCGAGTGATCGTGTTCTCTGATCTACAAGCTGAATTCCTGGCGCGTCTTGGGGTGCGTGAAGACCGCCTAGCCGTGATCCCCAATGGGGTTGACACCCACCAGTGGACTCCCTCTACCCCACAAAGAGAGCCTGGAATAGCACTGCCACTCGGCAGTCCAATGCATCAGGTGCGTTCCCGACTCGGCCAGGAGCGCGTCTTCCTTTACATGGGGCGCGTCGCTACGGAGAAAAACGTGGAGGCTCTTCTGCAGGCCTGGCGTCTGGTGCCGATGGAAGGCTGTCGTCTGGTGATTGTCGGCGAAGGGCCTCTGCGCAGCACCCTTCAAAACAGCTACGACGAAGACGTGCTCTGGTGGGGCTATGAAGCAGATCTGGCCACGCGCATTGCCTTACTGCAATGCGCCGAGGTGTTCGTGCTTCCCTCCCTTGTTGAGGGGCTGTCACTCGCCCTACTTGAAGCCATGGCCAGTGGCTGTGCCTGTGTGGCCACCGATGCTGGAGCTGATGGAGAAGTGCTCGCCGGCGGGGCAGGGATCGTGATGAGCACCCTGGGCGTAACCAGCCAACTGCGCACCCTGCTTCCGGTGCTGCGCGATCAGCCTGTGCTCACGAGCGAACTCGGTCGACAAGCCCGCGAGAGAGTACTGCAGCGATACACCATCAGCCGCAACATCGACGCCCTCGAACAATTGTATGGCGATCTGATGCGAAGAGCTCCGCTTGCGGCTTAG
- the recO gene encoding DNA repair protein RecO, giving the protein MSGDKRLTGLALKVGPLGEHDRLLTLLSDDEGVVRLAVPGARKPRSSLAAAVPLTLLNLQVVGRRSLKRVRQLQVVHNYSGVAKQLETLAAAQALAELAIALVSDCDPVPGMLETVLIHLESLETLSRSTQPDPDLCLAMLVQAGVHLLALGGYGIPLQICCRTGAELAPPIGQWEWRCSLLPEEGLAIGSLPGATLQFNPSELALLQRLPRAELPRRRDGELMGPRPVWLKLLAVLECWCRTHLPRPVRSLEMVGNCMPSP; this is encoded by the coding sequence ATGAGTGGGGACAAGCGCCTGACGGGACTGGCCCTCAAAGTGGGCCCCCTCGGCGAGCATGACCGACTGCTGACCCTGCTGAGTGATGACGAGGGTGTCGTGCGCCTGGCCGTGCCCGGAGCACGCAAACCACGCAGCAGCCTTGCCGCTGCAGTTCCGCTCACCCTGCTGAATCTGCAGGTGGTGGGTCGTCGCAGTTTGAAGCGGGTGCGGCAGCTTCAGGTCGTGCATAACTACAGCGGTGTTGCAAAACAACTGGAAACGCTGGCAGCAGCCCAGGCTCTGGCGGAACTGGCGATTGCCCTTGTGAGCGACTGCGACCCTGTTCCCGGAATGCTGGAGACGGTGCTAATTCACCTCGAAAGCTTGGAAACCCTGAGCCGCTCCACCCAACCCGACCCAGATCTCTGCCTGGCCATGCTCGTGCAGGCGGGAGTCCATCTGCTGGCGCTGGGCGGCTATGGAATTCCACTGCAAATCTGCTGCCGCACCGGAGCAGAGCTGGCTCCTCCGATTGGCCAGTGGGAATGGCGCTGCAGCCTTCTCCCTGAAGAGGGACTAGCGATCGGCTCCCTACCGGGCGCCACACTGCAGTTCAACCCATCCGAGCTGGCTCTTTTGCAACGGTTGCCCAGGGCAGAACTGCCCAGAAGACGCGATGGCGAACTGATGGGCCCACGTCCGGTGTGGCTAAAGCTCCTGGCTGTCCTGGAATGCTGGTGCCGCACCCATCTGCCCCGCCCGGTGCGCTCGCTGGAGATGGTCGGCAACTGCATGCCATCGCCGTAA
- a CDS encoding MFS transporter, with amino-acid sequence MSGSPLNSPEPVLPTGNNPERGRGLQAVLRLSDFRKLWIGQIFSQLADKFYIVLMVFLIDQHLLLTTQQNGVLAEVASDYGLDISTRTKVITLLATGIFVANTLPAMVLGSVAGVWVDRWPKRRVMVASNGLRALMVMLTPLFLIPGPLILGLPWGYWGLIGMTFVESILTQFFAPAEQAAITLLVPGEHLLAANSLYQTTSMGATIVGFALGEPILRGLNHLFSTVGIRGGEFILLPFCYGMAALSLLAVRHREREIHNDGRSVWHEIGEGLQVLKRIPTVRNAMVHLVLLYSLLAALYVLALQLAGLIRSLGPSGFGMLLAMSGLGMALGAVMMAQLGHHFSRRRLTSAGLGLITFSLVLLSQFKGSLNSTLAFCGILGIGAALVAIPAQTTIQEDTPVSQRGRVFGLQNNLINIALSLPLVLAGTLVSSIGLSPVLWLLALLALIAALLEQPWQRC; translated from the coding sequence TTGAGCGGATCCCCACTGAACAGTCCAGAGCCGGTCCTACCCACCGGCAACAATCCCGAGAGAGGCCGCGGTCTCCAGGCTGTGTTGCGCCTGAGCGACTTCCGCAAACTCTGGATCGGCCAGATCTTCTCCCAACTGGCGGACAAGTTCTACATCGTGCTGATGGTCTTTCTGATCGATCAGCACTTGCTGCTCACAACACAGCAGAACGGCGTTCTTGCGGAGGTGGCCTCCGATTACGGCCTCGATATCAGTACCCGCACAAAGGTCATCACCCTTCTGGCCACAGGGATCTTCGTAGCCAACACGCTGCCGGCGATGGTCCTAGGCAGCGTGGCGGGGGTATGGGTTGACCGCTGGCCCAAACGGCGCGTGATGGTGGCCTCAAACGGACTGAGGGCACTCATGGTGATGCTGACCCCTCTGTTCCTGATTCCAGGTCCCCTGATCCTTGGACTGCCCTGGGGCTACTGGGGTCTGATCGGCATGACGTTTGTCGAATCGATCCTTACGCAGTTTTTTGCACCTGCCGAACAGGCGGCCATCACCTTGCTTGTGCCTGGCGAACACCTCCTGGCCGCAAACTCGCTTTACCAAACCACCAGCATGGGAGCCACCATCGTTGGCTTCGCGCTAGGTGAGCCGATCCTGCGAGGACTGAACCATCTGTTCAGCACGGTTGGCATACGCGGTGGAGAGTTCATTCTGTTGCCGTTCTGTTACGGCATGGCGGCCCTGAGCCTGCTGGCGGTCCGCCACCGGGAACGGGAGATCCACAACGATGGTCGATCGGTGTGGCACGAAATCGGAGAAGGGCTGCAGGTGCTGAAGCGTATCCCCACGGTGCGCAACGCCATGGTTCACCTGGTGCTGCTCTACAGCCTATTGGCCGCTCTCTATGTTCTGGCCCTTCAGCTGGCAGGCCTGATTCGCAGTCTTGGTCCCTCTGGTTTCGGCATGTTGCTAGCAATGAGCGGACTGGGCATGGCCCTTGGCGCCGTGATGATGGCCCAACTTGGTCATCACTTCAGTCGGCGCCGACTCACATCAGCAGGCCTTGGCTTAATCACCTTTTCACTCGTATTGCTCAGCCAGTTCAAGGGCTCGCTCAACAGCACTTTGGCGTTCTGCGGGATCCTCGGCATTGGAGCCGCACTCGTTGCCATTCCGGCGCAGACCACCATCCAGGAGGACACTCCGGTATCCCAGAGAGGCAGAGTCTTTGGCCTTCAAAACAACCTGATCAACATCGCCCTCAGTCTGCCGCTAGTGCTGGCAGGCACTCTGGTCAGCAGCATCGGGCTCAGTCCGGTGTTGTGGTTGCTCGCCCTGCTGGCTCTTATTGCCGCCTTGCTCGAACAGCCCTGGCAGCGCTGCTAG
- the hpf gene encoding ribosome hibernation-promoting factor, HPF/YfiA family, with translation MKLLIHGRNLDVTPALRDYTETKLDRAIHHFNDLVQEADVHLSVARNPRVPQQTAEVTVFANGTVIRAQERSENLYASIDLVASKLARQLRRFKERHSDHHHSHGHRASETPTTEAVLDDSPIDGSLLEGKEAQLPSPGVRRKYFAMPPMTLDDARTQLDLIDHDFYLFRDSESGELQVIYRRNHGGYGVIQARN, from the coding sequence ATGAAGCTCTTGATCCATGGTCGCAATCTGGATGTGACTCCCGCATTACGGGATTACACCGAGACGAAGCTTGATCGGGCGATCCATCACTTCAACGATCTTGTTCAAGAAGCGGATGTACATCTATCGGTGGCCCGCAATCCCCGCGTTCCTCAGCAGACGGCCGAGGTCACCGTCTTCGCAAATGGCACAGTGATTCGTGCCCAGGAGCGCAGTGAGAATCTCTACGCCAGCATTGACCTAGTGGCGAGCAAGCTGGCACGGCAGTTGCGACGCTTTAAAGAACGCCACAGCGACCATCACCACAGCCATGGCCACCGGGCCAGCGAGACCCCAACCACTGAAGCAGTGCTGGATGACAGCCCCATAGACGGTTCACTGCTCGAGGGGAAGGAGGCTCAGCTGCCCAGTCCGGGGGTGAGGCGTAAGTACTTCGCCATGCCGCCGATGACGCTGGATGATGCCCGCACTCAGCTTGATCTCATCGACCATGACTTTTATCTGTTCCGCGACAGTGAAAGCGGCGAGCTCCAGGTGATCTATCGGCGCAACCACGGTGGCTATGGAGTGATCCAGGCACGCAACTGA
- a CDS encoding cell division protein SepF: MSLISRLRAVVAGDDYLDGDYDELDYDTGEQEDTMQGMSSANTSALAPLDASNPFEMDQNFSGSNVIGMPGISSGTAEVSLMEPRSFDEMPRAIQALRERKTVILNLTMMEPDQAQRAVDFVAGGTFAIDGHQERVGESIFLFAPSCVTVTNASQDESTTPTVVTKDVEQASAESSVAPAPAWSVSDAAAL; this comes from the coding sequence GTGTCGTTGATTTCTCGCCTTCGTGCGGTCGTTGCTGGTGATGATTACCTGGACGGCGATTATGACGAGCTCGACTACGACACAGGTGAGCAGGAAGACACTATGCAGGGCATGTCATCTGCAAACACCAGCGCTCTGGCTCCTCTGGATGCATCCAATCCCTTTGAGATGGACCAGAATTTCTCAGGCTCGAATGTGATCGGTATGCCTGGAATCAGTTCCGGCACTGCAGAGGTTTCATTGATGGAACCGCGCAGCTTTGATGAAATGCCAAGGGCGATTCAGGCCTTGCGCGAGCGCAAAACAGTGATTCTCAACCTCACGATGATGGAGCCCGATCAGGCTCAGAGAGCGGTTGACTTCGTGGCCGGTGGAACCTTTGCCATTGATGGGCATCAAGAGCGTGTTGGTGAAAGCATTTTCTTGTTTGCCCCGAGTTGCGTCACCGTGACCAACGCCAGTCAGGACGAGAGCACCACTCCTACTGTTGTCACTAAGGATGTGGAGCAGGCTTCGGCTGAGAGCAGCGTTGCCCCCGCGCCAGCCTGGTCCGTTTCGGACGCTGCCGCTCTCTGA
- the lipB gene encoding lipoyl(octanoyl) transferase LipB — translation MPAPNGKLVTPLNSGTGSSAFLFQPDQLVPFQQAWDLQRRWQERLLLESATDADPEAVWLLQHPRCYTLGRGASEDHLLFDPEHPPAPLHRIDRGGEVTHHAPGQLVVYPVLDLRRRRTDLHWYLRQLEQVVIDVLQVLGLQGERMEGLTGVWIDQQKVAAIGVGCRRWITQHGLALNVTCELEGFQSVVPCGIKGRAVGRLCDWIPDLEIEIVQPLLRDALAARFELIWRESNPDAALTGAP, via the coding sequence GTGCCTGCGCCTAACGGAAAGCTAGTGACGCCGTTGAATTCCGGAACCGGGTCTTCGGCATTTCTTTTTCAGCCTGATCAGCTGGTGCCTTTCCAGCAGGCCTGGGATCTGCAGCGCCGCTGGCAGGAGCGTTTGCTCCTGGAGTCAGCAACCGACGCTGATCCAGAAGCGGTCTGGCTGCTGCAGCACCCACGCTGTTACACCCTCGGCCGCGGCGCCAGTGAAGACCATCTGTTGTTCGACCCAGAGCATCCGCCGGCCCCACTGCATCGCATCGATCGTGGTGGGGAAGTGACGCATCACGCACCCGGTCAACTGGTTGTTTACCCGGTGTTGGATTTGCGCCGTCGTCGAACCGATCTGCACTGGTATTTGCGGCAGTTGGAACAGGTGGTGATTGATGTGTTGCAGGTGCTCGGTCTACAGGGGGAACGCATGGAAGGACTCACCGGGGTCTGGATCGATCAGCAGAAGGTGGCGGCAATCGGTGTCGGTTGCCGTCGCTGGATCACACAGCATGGTCTTGCCTTGAACGTGACCTGCGAGCTGGAGGGTTTCCAGTCCGTGGTGCCCTGTGGCATCAAAGGGCGAGCTGTCGGTCGACTTTGCGACTGGATTCCTGATCTGGAGATCGAGATCGTGCAACCTTTGCTGCGCGATGCCCTGGCTGCACGCTTCGAGCTGATCTGGCGCGAGAGCAACCCTGATGCGGCGCTCACCGGTGCACCCTGA
- a CDS encoding AMP-binding protein, translating into MTAAAQSTWHPTSREQAALAHQAHVQRLGRVDQVWPWLKSHHGDVMAVDAPHAAHPERLSYQQLAERIDQAAAAFRSLRIGSGDVVGLFAENSPRWLVADQGLMRAGGIDAVRGAAAPVEELRYILEDSAAVALVVQTADLLQRLQLPAELQERLRFVLVLEGPAPEGAIDFDAFLALGDGQEVPDPMTGRDRASAPATTATILYTSGTTGRPKGVPLTHANLLHQMRSLACVTRPEPGSPVLSVLPIWHSYERSAEYYFFSCACSQSYTTIKQLKKDLPRVKPVIMATVPRLWEAVQAGFEDAVKTFPASRQRLLRAALANSMAYTLARRRSRDLMIQPLRKRDRLKAAAEASRRWPAHALASKLIWPKLRQQLSGGKLRFPINGGGAIAPHVDSFFEAVGIELLVGYGLTETSPVVSCRRPWRNIRGSSGLPLPETEFRIVDAETRKPLGFRERGVVLVRGPQVMGGYLGKPEATAKVLDTDGWFDTGDLGMLLPDGSVVLTGRAKDTIVLSSGENIEPGPLEEALVSSPLIEQVMLVGQDERQLGALVVPRADAIKAWASSQGCDPGDDLGGHPGDQRLLKLLRGELNRLLADRAGSRADERLAGVALVEPFSIENGLLTQTLKQRRDRITDRDRSLIESVYGR; encoded by the coding sequence GTGACTGCCGCCGCTCAATCCACCTGGCATCCAACCTCCCGCGAGCAGGCGGCACTGGCTCACCAGGCTCATGTTCAACGTCTCGGCCGGGTGGATCAGGTCTGGCCCTGGTTGAAATCCCATCACGGTGATGTGATGGCCGTTGATGCTCCCCATGCGGCTCATCCGGAGCGTCTCAGCTATCAACAGCTGGCGGAGCGGATTGATCAAGCCGCTGCCGCATTCCGCAGTTTGCGGATCGGCAGCGGCGATGTCGTGGGCCTTTTCGCGGAAAACAGTCCTCGCTGGCTCGTGGCCGATCAGGGGCTGATGCGAGCAGGTGGCATTGATGCGGTGCGTGGGGCAGCAGCACCTGTGGAAGAGCTGCGCTACATCCTCGAGGATTCGGCGGCCGTCGCGCTGGTGGTGCAAACCGCTGATCTGTTGCAGCGTCTACAGCTTCCGGCGGAGCTGCAGGAGCGTCTGCGTTTTGTGCTCGTGCTTGAGGGTCCAGCTCCTGAGGGTGCGATCGATTTCGATGCTTTTTTGGCCCTTGGCGATGGTCAGGAAGTACCCGATCCAATGACTGGACGGGACCGCGCCTCTGCGCCAGCCACCACGGCCACGATCCTCTACACGAGCGGAACCACCGGTCGGCCCAAGGGCGTGCCTCTCACGCATGCCAACCTCCTGCACCAGATGCGCAGCCTTGCCTGTGTCACCCGACCGGAACCCGGATCACCGGTGCTGAGCGTTCTGCCGATCTGGCATTCCTATGAACGCAGCGCCGAGTACTACTTCTTTTCCTGCGCCTGTTCGCAGAGTTACACCACGATCAAGCAGCTCAAGAAGGATCTGCCTCGGGTCAAACCGGTGATCATGGCCACGGTCCCCAGGTTGTGGGAGGCGGTTCAGGCTGGCTTCGAGGATGCCGTTAAGACATTCCCCGCATCCCGTCAACGCCTGTTGAGGGCTGCCCTGGCCAACAGCATGGCCTACACCCTCGCCCGACGCCGCAGCCGTGACTTGATGATTCAACCGTTGCGCAAGCGCGACCGTCTGAAGGCTGCGGCAGAGGCGAGCCGTCGATGGCCAGCCCATGCACTGGCTTCCAAGCTGATCTGGCCCAAGCTGAGGCAGCAGCTGAGTGGTGGAAAACTGCGCTTTCCGATCAACGGAGGAGGTGCCATTGCTCCCCATGTGGATTCCTTTTTTGAAGCGGTGGGCATTGAGCTCTTGGTTGGGTATGGCCTCACGGAAACCAGTCCGGTGGTGAGCTGCCGGCGGCCGTGGCGCAACATCCGCGGCAGCTCCGGTCTGCCCCTCCCGGAAACTGAGTTCCGCATTGTTGATGCCGAGACCAGGAAGCCACTCGGGTTCCGGGAACGTGGAGTGGTGCTGGTGCGTGGTCCTCAGGTGATGGGTGGCTACCTCGGCAAACCTGAGGCCACTGCAAAAGTTCTTGATACCGATGGCTGGTTTGATACGGGCGATCTGGGCATGCTTCTCCCCGACGGATCTGTGGTCCTGACAGGACGGGCCAAGGACACGATCGTGCTCAGCAGCGGTGAAAACATCGAGCCTGGGCCGCTTGAGGAGGCGCTGGTCTCCAGCCCCTTGATCGAGCAGGTGATGTTGGTGGGGCAGGACGAACGTCAGCTCGGAGCCCTAGTGGTGCCGCGGGCAGATGCGATCAAGGCCTGGGCCAGCTCCCAGGGCTGCGATCCAGGTGATGACCTTGGCGGTCATCCGGGTGATCAGCGCTTGCTCAAGCTGCTGCGCGGAGAGCTGAACCGACTGTTGGCTGACCGTGCAGGATCCAGGGCTGATGAGCGTCTTGCCGGTGTGGCTCTCGTGGAACCCTTCTCGATAGAGAATGGTTTGCTCACCCAGACCCTCAAGCAACGCCGAGATCGGATCACGGACCGGGATCGCTCGTTAATCGAGAGCGTGTATGGCCGCTGA